The Brachyhypopomus gauderio isolate BG-103 chromosome 1, BGAUD_0.2, whole genome shotgun sequence genome includes a window with the following:
- the nansa gene encoding N-acetylneuraminic acid synthase a, producing the protein MPLEFELCPGRKIGGTHPCFIIAEIGQNHQGDIEIAKKMIRMAKECGADCAKFQKSELEHKFNKRALERPYTSQHSWGKTYGEHKRHLEFSHEQYKQLQRYAEEVGIFFTASGMDEMAVEFLHELNVPFFKVGSGDTNNFPYLEKTAKKGRPMVVSSGMQSMETMRRVYQTVKEHNQKFCILQCTSAYPLEPEDVNLRVISEYQKEFPDIPIGYSGHESGITITLGAVALGAKVVERHVTLDKTWKGNDHAASLDPHELTELVRAIRTLERALGSGIKHMLPCEKPCHDKLGKSVVAKVSIPKGTTLTLDMLSVKVAEPKGVAPEDIFQLVGKKATSDIGEDESVTEDVVEGYGKKTRV; encoded by the exons ATGCCTCTAGAATTCGAGCTGTGTCCCGGCAGGAAGATCGGAGGGACCCATCCTTGCTTCATCATCGCAGAGATTGGGCAGAACCACCAGGGAGACATCGAGATAGCCAAGAAAATGATCAGAATGGCCAAA GAATGCGGGGCGGACTGCGCTAAATTCCAGAAAAGCGAGCTCGAACACAAGTTTAACAAGCGCGCCCTGGAACGGCCGTACACGTCCCAACACTCGTGGGGAAAGACGTACGGCGAACACAAGCGCCACCTGGAGTTCAGCCACGAGCAGTACAAGCAGCTTCAGCGGTACGCGGAAGAAGTGGGCATCTTCTTCACCGCCTCGGGCATGGATGAG ATGGCTGTTGAATTCCTTCATGAACTCAACGTGCCCTTCTTCAAGGTCGGATCCGGTGACACTAATAACTTCCCATACCTGGAGAAAACAGCTAAGAAAG GGCGCCCCATGGTGGTCTCCAGTGGGATGCAGTCCATGGAGACGATGCGGCGGGTGTATCAGACTGTGAAGGAACACAATCAGAAGTTCTGCATTCTGCAGTGCACCAGTGCGTACCCACTGGAGCCAGAGGACGTCAACCTGCGAGTCATCAGc GAATATCAGAAGGAGTTTCCAGACATCCCGATTGGCTACTCGGGCCATGAGTCGGGCATCACCATCACGTTGGGGGCGGTGGCCCTGGGGGCCAAGGTGGTGGAGCGCCATGTGACGCTGGATAAAACCTGGAAAGGGAATGACCACGCGGCATCACTGGATCCCCATGAACTGACTGAACTGGTGCGCGCCATCCGCACACTGGAGCGGGCACTGGGGAGTGGGATTAAACACATGCTGCCCTGTGAGAAGCCCTGTCACGACaag CTGGGAAAGTCTGTGGTGGCTAAGGTGTCTATCCCGAAGGGCACCACTCTAACCCTGGACATGCTGAGCGTGAAGGTGGCCGAACCCAAAGGTGTGGCTCCGGAGGACATCTTCCAGCTGGTGGGGAAAAAGGCGACGTCGGACATCGGCGAGGATGAGAGCGTAACGGAGGACGTGGTGGAGGGCTACGGCAAGAAGACTCGAGTGTGA